CTGATTCTTTAAATTGGTAAATTATTTCAGGCCCAGCAACCTGCGACAAAGCCATcccaagaaaatataaattgaacGAGTAACCTAACAAAAAGTTTCTGTCAGCTGTTTTATATCGAAAAAAGTGCTGTTTTCCAACACTTCGTTTGCAGTCAGACAAGTTATCATTTCATAATTCGCAAAAGGAGCTAAATTCAATATCCGTACGAAATGAAGCTATCCGAGGGAGTTAAGGATCGTTTGGGATTTGTGGTTGGAGTCGTCCAGACTGGATTCCACTGGGGATTCGTGCCTCTTGTGCTGTATTTGGGTAAGTTGTGGTTCATGTTTTTTGTAATCTACACGCGGCTgggaagaagaagcagcggGGTAATATCAAATGGACCGACATTGATTTTGACCAATTCTCATTTTCGCAGGATTTATGAAGGGAGCTGAGCCTGGCATGCCGCCTCTGAACCTTTTCAGTCTGTTATGGCAGTAAAAATAGTGGACATGATCATTTTGCTGTCGTATGCCCCGCATTTTGGTTCTGGTTGGGTTTCTGGGAACGGGTGCAGTACCTGCAGctattgcaaataaatatctgttacaaaacaaatcgaaatttTTTTATGTAT
The sequence above is drawn from the Drosophila melanogaster chromosome 2R genome and encodes:
- the Tom7 gene encoding translocase of outer membrane 7, isoform A encodes the protein MKLSEGVKDRLGFVVGVVQTGFHWGFVPLVLYLGFMKGAEPGMPPLNLFSLLWQ